In Brachionichthys hirsutus isolate HB-005 chromosome 5, CSIRO-AGI_Bhir_v1, whole genome shotgun sequence, a single genomic region encodes these proteins:
- the parvaa gene encoding parvin, alpha a codes for MASSPQKSPSSPKSPTPKSPSSRKKDDSFLGKLGGTLARRKKAKEVSELQEEGINAINLPLSPSHYELDPEDTMLEENEVRTMVDPNSKNDRKLQELMKVLIDWINDVLVGERIIVKDLAEDLYDGQVLQKLFEKLEGEKLNVAEVTQSEIAQKQKLQTVLERINDSLKLSTRSIRWNVDSVHAKSIVAILHLLVALSQHFRAPIRLPDHVSIQVVVVQKREGILQSRQIQEEITGNTEAFSGRHERDAFDTLFDHAPDKLNVVKKTLITFVNKHLNKLNLEVSELDTQFADGVYLVLLMGLLEGYFVPLYNFFLTPENFDQKVHNVSFSFELMQDGGLERPKPRPEDIVNCDLKSTLRVLYNLFTRYRNVD; via the exons ATGGCTTCTTCGCCCCAGAAGTCTCCGTCCTCTCCCAAATCCCCGACGCCTAAATCCCCGTCCTCCAGAAAGAAAGACGACTCTTTCCTGGGAAAACTCGGTGGGACTTTGGCGAGAAGGAAAAAGGCGAAAGAAG TGTCTGAGCTTCAGGAAGAAGGGATCAATGCCATCAACCTTCCTCTCAGCCCGTCCCACTATGAGCTGGACCCCGAGGACACCATGCTGG AGGAGAATGAAGTGCGAACCATGGTGGACCCCAACTCAAAGAATGACCGCAAACTGCAGGAGCTCATGAAG GTGCTGATCGACTGGATAAATGACGTTCTGGTAGGAGAGAGGATCATTGTGAAGGACCTGGCTGAAGACCTGTATGATGGGCAGGTCTTGCAGAAACTGTTTG AGAAACTCGAGGGTGAGAAGCTAAATGTGGCAGAGGTGACCCAGTCCGAGATCGCCCAGAAACAGAAGCTGCAGACGGTCCTGGAACGCATCAACGACTCGCTGAAACTCTCCACCAGGAGCATTCGCTGGAATGTCGACT CGGTTCATGCTAAGAGTATTGTTGCCATCCTGCACCTGCTGGTGGCGCTGTCGCAGCACTTCAGAGCACCAATCAGATTGCCGGATCATGTTTCCATTCAAGTCGTGGTTGTCCAG AAAAGAGAGGGCATTCTTCAGTCCAGACAAATCCAAGAGGAAATCACTGGCAACACAGA GGCATTCTCTGGCAGACATG AGCGAGATGCTTTCGACACCTTGTTCGACCACGCTCCAGATAAACTGAATGTTGTCAAAAAG ACGCTGATCACATTTGTCAATAAACACTTGAACAAGCTCAACCTGGAAGTGTCTGAATTGGACACACAG TTTGCAGACGGTGTTTATCTCGTATTGCTGATGGGACTGTTGGAGGGATACTTCGTGCCGCTCTACAACTTCTTCCTCACGCCAGAGAATTTTGACCAGAAG GTTCACAATGTGTCCTTCTCCTTTGAGCTGATGCAGGACGGGGGGCTGGAGCGGCCAAAGCCCCGACCCGAgg acaTTGTGAACTGTGACCTTAAATCGACCCTCCGCGTCCTCTACAACCTCTTCACCCGGTACCGGAATGTAGACTGA